The genomic DNA TAGCGTTTGCCCTTGCAGGAATAGCGCGCGTGAAAATCCTGCGGTACCTCGCAGCAAGCTGTCGCTGCAATGGTCGGTGGTAACTTAACGTTTAAGGCTGGCACCAGCCGCTCGCATGGGATACGGTTGTCGGTAAAAAACGAAACACAGTACATCGCGGCACTGACCCCAGAATCGGTGCGGGAGCAGCCCTTGACGTCGGGGCGGTGCTTTAATACCGCTTCCAGCGCATCCTGAAAGGTCTGCATTATAGTGGGGGCATTCTTCTGCACCTGCCAGCCGCAAAACGTCCGACCATCAAACCGCAGCGTCACCAGTAAATTTCGCAAAACAACACCTCATGGCTCAATCAATAAAAATCAACCTCAGTACATCGACGGGAATATAAAGTTCAGCGCAATGACCAACGTCACCATAAGCAGTGAGAACGCCAATGCCCAAAAGTCCCGCGGAGCATATATAAGCTGCTTCATGCGTGTGCGGCCCTCGTCGCCATGGTAGCAACGACATTCCATCGCCAACGCCAGCTCGTCCGCACGCCGAAACGACGACACAAACAGCGGAATTAAAATCGGAATTAGCGCCTTGGCCCGGTCAATCAGTCCGCCCGATTCCATATCGGCTCCACGCGCCTTCTGCGCCGACATAATTTTATCCGTTTCTTCGATCAGCGTCGGGATAAAGCGCAGCGCGATGGTCATCATCATGGCCAGTTCGTGTACCGGTACGCGCAAGCGCTTCAGCGGCGACAACAGCCGCTCAATCGCGTCGGTAAGCGCAATCGGCGAGGTGGTATAGGTTAAGAGCGATGTACCCGCAATCAGGCAGATGATGCGAATCACCATCAATACTGCCAGCAGTACACCCTCGCGCGTTATTTTTATAATCCAGAGTTCATAAACTGGTGTGCCTTCAACAAATATCATATTGAGCACCGCGGTGAACAGAATAATTGGCACCACAGGCTTGAGACTATTTTTAACCATCACCAGCGGGATGCCTGAAATGAGATAGCCCGCCAGCCCCACGGCGGCACAAAGTAGCAGCCCCGCCATGTTGTTGGTAATAAACAACGCCGTGATATAGCACATGGTCATGATAATTTTCATACGCGGGTCAAGTCGGTGCAAGACCGAATCGCCAGGGAAATACTGGCCGATGGTAATGTCTTTAAGCATGTGCGCCACCCGCCTTTCCCAACGCGCGCAACAGTTCTCGCCGCGCGGCCTCAACGGTATAAACCTGCGTGCTAACGTCAAATCCTCGGTTTTTAAGTTCCATAAAAATCTTGGTCACTTGCGGGGCCGCAAGACCCATGTTTACCAACTCTTCGGTACGCGAGAACACCTCTTCAACCGTACCATAGGCAAACAATTTCGAGTCGTTAACCACCAGCACTTTCTTAGCGTGGCGCGCGACATCTTCCATGCTGTGCGAAACAAGCAGCACCGTGCTGCCGGTTTTTTTGTGGTATTGATTTATCTGGCCAAAAATCTGCTCGCGCCCCTTGGGGTCAAGCCCCGCAGTAGGCTCGTCTAAAATCAGCACCTTCGGGCGCATGGCTAGCACACCCGCGATGGCAACGCGGCGCTTCTGCCCGCCCGAAAGCTCAAACGGTGATTTTTGCATCACATCGGGATCAAGGCCAACAAATCCGGCAGCCTCATGGACGCGATCTTTGATCTCCGCGGCCGACAAACCCATGTTTGTCGGGCCAAAGGCGATATCTTTTTCAACCGTCTCTTCAAAGAGTTGATACTCAGGATACTGAAACACCAGCCCGACAAGAAAGCGAAATTCCCGAATCTTCTTCGGGTTGGCCCAAATATCCCGCCCAAAGATCGAAATGGTGCCGGAGGTCGGGCGAAGCAGCCCATTTAAATGCTGGATAAAAGTCGACTTGCCCGAGCCGGTGTGCCCAATGACCCCAACAAAATCGCCCTCTTCTATCTCCAACGAAAAATCGTCCACCGCAATTTTTTCAAACGGCGTCCCGGGGGAATAGACGTAGCTGACGTGGTCGACTTTTACCGCAATCATGCTTTTGCCCCCTTTGTGGCCGAAAGCAGCTTCGTGAGCGCTTCGACACATTCTTCGTCGGTAATGATATCCTTAGGCAAGTCGATGCCGCTGCGGCGCAGCTCGTAGACGATTTCGGTGGCCTGCGGCACATCGAGCCCGACTTGTTTGAGCAACGACACGTGTGAAAACACCACTTTTGGGGTATCGTCAAGCAGCACTTTGCCACCATCCATAACCACCACCCGCTGACAGGCGGCAGCTTCGTCCATGTAATGCGTGATCAAAATAATGGTCACGCCAAAATCGTGATTTAACCGCGTAATTGTCTCCATAACTTCCTCGCGTCCGCGCGGGTCGAGCATCGCGGTCGGCTCGTCGAGAATAATCAACTTTGGCATCATCGCGATGATCCCCGCAATGGCGATGCGCTGCTTCTGTCCACCCGAAAGCTGGTGCGGCGCGTGCAGACGGTAGTCATGCATCCCCACTTCATTAAGGGCTTCATCCACCCGCTGCCGAATCTCATCGGGCGGGACGCCGAGGTTTTCAAGCCCAAACGCCACATCCTCTTCGACGATGGTAGCGACAATCTGGTTATCAGGGTTTTGAAACACCATACCTGCCGTGCGGCGTAAATCTAAAAGCCTGTCCTCGTCAGCGGTATTGATGCCGTCTACGTAGCAAACGCCACCCTGTGGCAGCAAAATGGCATTTAAGTGCTTAGCAAAGGTCGATTTGCCCGAGCCGTTATGCCCGAGCACCGCCACCATTTCTCCATGTCGCACAGTCAGGTTCACCCTGTCCAGCGCAGCTTCATGCTCGCCGGGGTAGGTAAAAACCAAATCCTGAGCGCTGATAATGTTCTCCATAGTACTCCTTCTTTGCTTCTTGGTGCTCCCCGCCCGTTAACAGCGGTGGAACCCGAAAGTGAATGGGGTATTTCATGCTTGTCCAGCCCAAATAGCGGTGGAACCCTGCGGCAGCACCAGCCCGTTTGATGACACCGGCAGACCGATTTCAGAGGCGGTACATGTCCCGTTATTTTTGCCCGCAGTCACCGAGAGCAGATATTGCATCACCGAAGGCGAAAGCCCAGTGGTGTAGGAATTCAACAACAAAAACAGTGCGTCGGGAGATAGGAGCTGCGTCACAAGACTGCAAAGCTCAAAGATATTATCTTCCAGTTTCCAAACCTCGCCGCCCGGCCCCCGCCCATAGGAGGGCGGATCCATAACGATGCCGTCGTAAGTGTTGCCGCGGCGAATTTCGCGTTCAATAAACTTTTTGCAATCATCAACAATCCAGCGAATCGGCGCACTTTCTAGACCCGACAGCTTTGCGTTGTCGCGCGCCCACTGCACCATACCCTTGGCCGCATCAACATGTACAACCGAAGCGCCCGCCGCTGCGCAAGCCAGCGTTGCGCCACCGGTGTAGGCAAAGAGATTAAGCACCTTGACCGGGCGACTCACCTTTTTGATGGCGTCGGCCATATAGTCCCAGTTTACAGCCTGCTCAGGGAAGAGGCCGGTATGCTTAAACCCTGTTGGGCGTATCAAAAAGCGTAGGTTTTTATAACTGATGGCCCATTCGGCCTTTTTGAGCGTCCGCTGTTCCCATCTACCCCCGCCCTCGGCGGAACGGTGGTAACGGGCGTCAGCCTTCTCCCAGCGCGCGCCCTTTGGCGTGCTCCAGATCACCTGGGGGTCGGGGCGAGCGAGCAATACGTCGCCCCAACGCTCAAGTTTTTCGCCCCCGCTCGCATCTATCAGTTCAAAATCTTTCCAGTCGGCAGAAAATCTCATCCGGTTCTCCTTATTAATTGAAAATCCAGGCCCCTCTTGAATGGGACAATCTCAAATTAAGTGTGTGCTGATGGCGGTGGCAATATCGTTGGCCGCCTTCTCAATTTCGTCGGCCAATTCACCCTCAACCATCACCCTTATGTACGGTTCGGTACCGGAGGCGCGCACGACCACACGGCCCCGCCCCTGTAACGTCTTCTGCCAGCGGTTAATCTCGCCGCAAACCGCCGGATGGGTTTCCAGTGCGGATTTCATGCTGGGGGTCGCGTTCACGTTATGCATAATCTGAGGGAATCGCTTCATTTCGCCGCCCAGTGCCGACAACGGCTTGTGGGCAGCGGCTAACGCATTGAGCAGCATCACGGCTGAAAGCTGACCGTCACCCGTGGTGGCGTGCTCTAAGAATATCATATGACCCGACTGCTCGCCGCCTAGTGAAAGGTTTTTCTCACGCATAACCTCCAGCACATAACGGTCACCTACTTTTGTGATTTCGGTTTTTGTTCCGCGGCTTTTCATCAACTCAAAAAATCCGAAATTAGTCATTGAAGTGACCACAACGGTATCGTCATTCAGCTTACCTTGGGTGGAAAGATAGGCGCTAAGAATCGAAATCAAAACGTCGCCATCAAGCAAATTGCCCTTTTCGTCCACCGCCAACAGGCGGTCAGCGTCGCCGTCAAAGGCAAGCCCCGCAGTATAACTACCCTTTGTCACGAGCGGCGCAAAGCGTTCGATATGGGTGGAGCCGCAGCCGTCGTTGATGTTTACGCCGTCCGGCTTGTCGGCCAGAAAATCGGCCTCAACACCCATCGCATCAAACAATCTTTTTGCGGTCGCAGCAGCGCTGCCGTTGGCACAGTCTATCAGCAGCCTGCCCGAAAATCCGCCAGCGTAAATATTAGCGATATAATTAATGTAACTGCTCACGGCATCCTCGGCGCTTTTCACGCGGCCCATGCAGTTGTGGGTTTTAAACTCATAAGGCTTGGTTCCATCCAAGATAATGGCTTCGATCTCGGCCTCCTCAGCGTCGGTTAGCTTATAGCCGCTTGCGCCGAACAGCTTGATGCCATTAAATTCATACGGGTTATGGCTGGCTGAAAGCATGACCCCCGCATCCGCTTTATAGTGCTGTACCAGATATGCCACCGCTGGCGTAGGCACCACTCCCAGTAGCAAGACATCCGCTCCGACCGAGCACAGGCCTGCCGTCACTGCGGCCTGCAGCATATCGCCAGAGATACGGGTATCGCGCCCGATGACCACCAGCGGCTTTTTATGCGTTTCCGCCGCTAACACCATCGCTGCCGCCCGCCCAATATTCATGGCCAGTTCGGTTGTCAGTTCAATTCCGGCCACACCGCGTGCGCCGTCGGTTCCAAATATTCTTCCCAAAGTAATTCCTCCCCTGCCGGGCAGTTGGTTTAGCCCCGCAAGTTATTGATATGTTGTCACACTTCAAAGTAAGCTAGTCTGATCCGAATCATTTTGTGGAGAAATAAGGCCGAGATGCTGCACCGCCAGCGCTGTTGTACAGCGCCCGCGCGGCGTTCGCGCCAAAAAGCCCAGCTGCATCAGATAGGGCTCGTAAACATCTTCGATGGTGATGGCTTCCTCGCCAGTGGCGGCGGCAAGCGTTTCAAGCCCGACGGGGCCACCGTTGTAGTTCTTGATGATCACGGTGAGCATACGCCGGTCAATTGCATCCAGTCCCAGCCGGTCAATTTCCAGCCGAGAAAGCGCAATATCAGAAATATCACTGGTGATAACGCCGTCTCCCATGACCTGCGCAAAATCTCGCACGCGTTTTAAGAGCCGATTAGCGATACGCGGCGTGCCCCTTGCACGGTGTGCCAGTTCGACGGCACCTTGCGCTTCACACGGAATGTCTAGAATCTTGGCGCTACGCACGATGATTTCGGCCAACTCTTCGGGGTTATAAAGCTCCAGGCGCATCTGTACGCCGAAGCGATCTCGCAACGGCGCGGAAAGCTGCCCCGCACGAGTCGTAGCACCAATCAGTGTAAAACGCGGCAAATCGAGCCGGATAGAGCGCGCCGATGGCCCCTTGCCAATCATGATATCCAGCTCAAAGTCCTCCATCGCGGGGTACAAAACCTCCTCCACCGAGCGGTTGAGACGATGTATTTCGTCGATGAACAGAATATCGCCCTCGCCAAGGTTGGTCAGCAGCGCCACCAGATCGCCCTGGCGCTCAAGCGCCGGACCGGAGGTGACGCGGATCTGTACCCCCATCTCATTGGCTATAATCTGCGCCAGTGTGGTTTTACCCAGTCCTGGCGGGCCGTAGAATAGCGCGTGATCCAGCGGTTCCGCCCTAAGGCGGGCCGCCTCTAAAAATATCTTAAGGTTTTCCTTGACCTTGGTCTGGCCGATATATTCGTCCAAGCTGCGCGGGCGCAACGACAGCTCGGTTTCAGAATCGAGCCGTGTATACTCCGGCGCAACGATGCGATTTTCAAAATCAGTTTCATCATTTCGCAGCAAGAAAAGACCTCCTTTTTATGGTTGTGGCAGTGTGGTTAAAGCACTAGAAGCGCGCAAGTTTTTTTAAGCCGCGCTTGACCAGCGTTTCCACCGACATCTCATCGGTGCAGTCAGCCAACGCGCCTGCCGCTTCCGACTGGCTGTAGCCCAGCGCCGCTAAAGCGGCTATCGCCTCGCTGAGGTTGCCGCCCTTAGTCGTGGAAGCTGAAACTGCCTCCAGCACCTTGGTATCGGCCGAACCAAAGCCGCCTAGCTTGTCCTTTAACTCCAAAACAATGCGCTGCGCAAGCTTGTTGCCCACACCCACCGAACGAGTCAGCGCCTTAGCATCACCGGAAGCCACCGCTAAAGCCAGCTGACTGGAACTAAAGTCAGATAACAGAGTCAGCGCCAATCTAGCCCCCACCCCGTTGACCGTGGTCAGCAACCGAAAACTCGCCAACTCCTGCGCGTCAGCAAAACCAAAAAGGTCTACCGTGTCATCACGTACCACCATATGGGTCAACAAAAGCACCTCGCTGCCTGTGCACGGCATTTTAGTTAGGGTGTTGAGTGAAACGGCGCAACGATAACCCACACCAGCACACTCCACCACAACGCCACCCGGCTCAGCGAGCAAGAGCTCCCCTCTAAGTGAATAAATCATCGGTTCCTCCTGTTGTTGTCGTTTAGCACCGCGCGCCGCATCGTTGAAACCGATGCGCTGTGCGCGTGACAAATCGCTATGGCCAACGCGTCGGCGACATCATCCGGCTTAGGACATTCCGGCAGACACAATAGCCGCCGGGTCATGTCCATCACTTGACGTTTTTCGGCCTTGCCATAGCCAACCACTGCCTGCTTGACCTGCATAGGATTATATTCGAACGGCTCAATGTCATACTGTGCTGCCGCTAGCAAAATGACCCCTCTGGCTTGCGCTACATAGATGCCTGTCGTCTTGTTCTGCGAAAAAAAAAGCTCTTCTATCGCCATGGCGTCGGGGCGTACCCGCTCAATCAGCGCGCACATGTCGCTGTAAATGGACGCCAGTCGCTTTTCAAACGGAACCTTGGGCGGCGTGGTAATTGCATCCGCCTCCAACATGGCAAATCGGCCGCGGTCGTAAGAAACCGCACCGCAACCGACAATGGCATACCCTGGGTCTATGCCTAATACCACCATCGGCTTACCTCCCTTGTTTGTCGTAAATGGGTATATCTGACTTATTATAGCATAGACAGCCCTTTCCAACAAGCAGTCAAGCGTCGTTTTTATGAGCATTGCATGTGTCATTTGTAAACAAAACTGCTCTCGTGATGACGTCAACCGCACCACCTTTGGAGCATGATTAATGATATATAAATGTCATTCTTTCATACCGTCATATCTGGTTAAAGAAGATGTACATCCCGATACCGCATTTAATGTTTACAAACCTTACCATCTATAGTAAGTATGGAGGAAATGTTTGACAAAAGGATGATGGACGTGTTATGTAAACATTGTGGTTAAAGAGATTCCTGGAAACAGCAAATTCTGCCGGTACTGCGGTCAGCCCGTTGTGTCGCAATGTGAAAGCCCCACCAATGAGCCACCCGAGATGCAACAACAGCAAATCTGATGCTGCAGCTGAGTGACAAAATACTGTACAACATGCGTTATGCATTAGGCAGCGATGGTACTATTATCGCTAAAGACAGACTCTTTAAAGATCGGGGATACGGAGAGCTAATTTTTGACAATCCAATCAATCCTGATAAATGGGTAAAAAACGCCGCAGATTTTAACAATGCCGAGGATGAGATAACGTTGACAGAGTTTACTGCCATTGATCTTGGGATGACCTACAAAGAGGCGTGCGCTATCATCAGCAGCCACGGCATCGAAAATTATCGCGTTAATGTTCTAGGATACGAAACCGTAATCTACACCTGGGAAGGTATTGGTACCAAGGAGGCCAGCGCTACCCTGACCTTTACCGACGGTTTATTAATTGCTAAGGAACAGAACGCCCTAAAGCAAATATTGAGATTAAGACCGCATTGCAGCTAAAACAGCTTGACCATGCGGTCTTATTTTATCTTTCTTCGCCACTTCAATTCCTGACGGTATCACATTTTAAATTAAAAAGCGTCTTTGTATGGAATATTATTTCCACCGTCGTTGTTGTCTGGGTTCTATTTCAAAGGCAAAAGGTATTGGGCATAGCAAGAATGGAAAACGCTATTTTGTCGTCAAAATTTTCAACGCAAAACAAAAACCGCACTGCCCGCCGAAAACGGCTTAGCAATGCGGTTTTTTCTGGTGGACGATAACGGGCTCGAACCGCTGACCCTTCGCACGTCAAGCGAATGCTCTACCAGCTGAGCTAATCGTCCATGTCACTTCAAGCGACGTAGGCAATTATACAACACGAAACTAAAAAAAGCAAGGGGTTTGTCCCACTTTTTTAAATTTTTTTTACTAAACACCATTGTAACGCTTAGAAATGCGAAAAAACCGATTAAGGGCTTACAATTTCTTAATGATCTTGAAGAAAACCGGCGTCTAAATGCGAAATATAAAGATATTCAGACTATAATCGCTATAATTTAAAAATTCGGGGATTTGTCGCCGCTTTTTCTAGTTAGCATTTTACCTTGCTAAACTGTTATAATGAGACCTGTTCAAATATCATGTGAAAGGAATGGACCCTCATGAAAAAGATTATTTGCGCAACTCTCGCAGCCGCAATGGCGCTTGCTCTGACTGCCTGCGGCGGCGCTTCTTCCAGTGTTTCAACTCCCGCTTCCTCCGAGGCATCGGCTGCTTCTTCCGCCGCCCCCGCTAAAGAAACCTATATCGAGTTGACCGAAGACCTCGGCGCCGAAGAATACGGCGTAGGTTTTCGCAACGGTGACATCGCCTTTGGCCTTGAGGTACAAAAATACTTAGACGAGATGATTGCCGACGGCACCGCCGCTGAAATTTCTCAGAAGTGGTTTGATACCGACGCACTTTTTAAGGACAAGGGTTTCCTTGAGGAATCCGAAGCGCCCGCCGACGACAAGTCGCTTGAAAGCATCAAATCTAAAGGCAAGTTCATCGTCGGCCTTGACGACAGCTATCCCCCCATGGGCTTCCGCGATGATAAAAATGAGATTGTTGGCTTTGATATCGACCTCGCCAGAGAAGTTGCCAAGCGTATGGGCGTCGAAGTTGAGTTCCAGCCCATCGATTGGGATTCTAAAGAGCTTGAGCTCAACGCAGGAAAAATCGACTGTATCTGGAATGGTATGACCATTACCTCCGAGCGCGTCGCAAATATGTACTTCACCAAGCCCTATATTGCCAACCAGCAGATCATCATTGTCCCCGCTTCGTCCGGTATCACCACTAAGACGCAGCTTGAGGGCAAGATTGTCGGCCTGCAAAAAGGTTCTTCCTCGCTTGAAGCGCTCACCTCTGACCCCATTGGTGACAAAGTCAAGGAAATTGTGGAGTATCCCGATAACGTCTCGGCTTACATGGATTTACAAGCTGGACGAATAGACGTTTTTGTTGTAGACTCTGTTGTGGGTCGATATGTCATCGCACAGAACGCCCGATAATTAAAACGGAAACGGTGGTCGTAAATCAATGCTAAAAAATTTTTTTGACATCGCCATACTGCTGACTGACGGTGTCAAATATACCCTTGCGCTTTTTGCGGTCACCATTGTTGGGTCGATGCCGCTGGGGTTGTTGCTCACATTTATGCGCATCGGAAAAAGTACCATTCTCCGTGGTATAACTAGCTTTTATGTGTACATAATGCGCGGAACACCGTTGCTGTTACAGCTTTACTTCTTTTATTATGGCCTACCATTTATTCCCGGCATGAAAAACGTCATCGTGCTCGACCGACTAACAGCGGCGATGCTCGCTTTTGTTTTGAATTACGCGGCCTATTTCTGCGAGATTTTCCGCGGTGGCATCATTTCGGTGGACAAGGGTCAATATGAAGCTGCCCGCGTGCTGGGCTTTTCCAAAGTACAAACGCTGTTTAAAATTGTACTGCCACAGATGTTGCGCGTGTCGCTGCCCTCCATCGCCAACGAGAGCATTACACTGGTTAAGGATACGGCGCTGGTCACGGTTATCGGCGTCACCGAGATTCTGTATTTTGCCAAGGCGACGGTCAACCGTCAGGCGGTGTTCACCGCTTATCCCGTGGCGGCGGTGTTTTATCTGTTGATGACTTATATCATCACCAAGCTGTTCGATTATCTCGAACGCAAATACAGCTTTTAAGGGGGGCGCGCTAATATTATGAGTATTATTGAAGTACGCAACCTTAAAAAAAGCTTTGGCGATGTAAGAGTACTCGACGGTGTCTCCTTTTCGGTCGAAAAGGGAGAAGCCATTGCGGTCATCGGCCCCTCCGGCTCAGGCAAAAGCACCATGCTGCGCTGTCTGATCGGTTTAGAACGTGCAGACGGTGGCGATATTATCATCGAAGGCGACCCGCTCATGCAAAATGGCGTCTATGTCGGCGACGCTCAGATGCGTAAGGCTTGCGCTAAAATGGGTATGGTATTCCAAAGCTTTAATCTTTTTCCGCATATGACCGTGCTCAATAATCTGATTGCGGCACCGACAATAGTGCGCAAAGAAGATAAAACCGAGGCTACCGAGCGCGCCCGCACGCTACTGAGTGACGTGGGGCTCTTGGATAAGGCCAATGTCTACCCCTCAGCGCTTTCGGGCGGACAAAAACAGCGTGTGGCCATCGCCCGCGCGCTGATGATGAACCCCGATCTATTGCTGTTCGATGAACCAACCTCGTCACTTGACCCTCAGCTGACTGCCGAGGTGCTGGCGGTGATGAAAAAGCTGGTGAAAAAGCGCATGACCATGATCGTTGTTACCCATGAGATGGGTTTTGCCCGAGAGGCTGCTGATAAAGTGATGTTCATGTGTGATTGCAACATCGTTGAGATGGGTACCACCAAGGAAGTTTTTGATCACCCTAAAGACCCGCGTATTCGGGAGTTCATACAAAGTATTTTATAAAATCAGGCTATATTGCATTAAATTGATGCAATATAGCCTGATTTTTGCACCTTTTTTGTTTTTTGTCATATCATGCTACTGTAAAAAGCATGCAGGAGGTTTGTTATGCCAAAAATATATTTGAGCCCCTCAACACAAGAGGGCAACTTTTATGTCACCGGCGGCTCAGAGGAATACCATATGAACCAACTGGCCGATGCACTTGAGCCATACTTACGGGCAAACGCCATCGGCTTTACCCGCAACAATCCTAACCAAACTGTTGTTTCAATCATACGCCAGTCCAACGCCGGGGATTATGCACTGCATCTAGCGCTTCATTCCAACGCTGCGCCCGAATACGGCACCTTGCGCGGCGTGGATATTTACTATTTCCCCGGCAGCTATTCGGGGCAGCGTGCGGCTAATATCGCCGTCCGGCGCTTTAAGGAAATTTATCCGCTGCCAGACAAGGTACGCGCACTTACCACGACGAGACTCGGCGAGGTCGACAAGGTCAAGGCTCCCGCACTGTTCCTTGAAATTGGGTACCATGACAACGAGGAAGATGCCAATTGGGTAACCGAGAATCTTGACACCATTGCCAAAACGATTGGTCAGACACTTGCAGAATATTTTGGGCAGCCGTTTGTCAGCCCGATTCAGCCGCAGCAGGCAACAGTGTCCACCTCGGGTTCAAATCTGAACATACGCGCCCGTCCCAGTACCTCAGCGGCAGTCATCGGCAGCATTCCGAACGGTGCCAAAGTCACGGTCTATGGTTTGTTGCCTGAGTGGGCCAGCGTCTCTTACAACAATAATATCGGCTTTGTCAACAGAAAGTATTTGAATATTTAGTTTGCCTTTTAATACCTGCGTAAAAGCGCGTCGTCGGTTCGCCGCGCTTTTGCAGGTGTTACAAAGGTAAATGTTCATATTTTAAATTAAGAATTCGTCAAACGTTTACAGCTTTCTCTTTGACATCGAGACATTTTCAGGCTACAATACTAAATGGTATCGGCAGAAGGTCGGCAATAAATTTAAATTTTATCGTCGCTGACATGTTGCACTTATGCCTGTGCCAAATGCGGACAAAATTAAGAGGAAACAATTCAAATTTAAAGATAAAAAAGAGGTATCGCCGATGGGCATTTTTGACAAGATATTCGGAAACTACTCCGACAAGGAACTAAAGCGCATCCGGCCTATTGCCAACAGCGTTATGGCGCTGGAAGGCAAATATGCAGCTCTCACCAACGCAGAGCTCAAGGCCGTAACACCTGCTTTGAAGGCTCGCCTGCAAGCTGGAGAAACGCTTGACGACATTTTGCCCGACGCCTTTGCCGCTTGCCGTGAGGCAGCGTGGCGCGTGCTGGGGATGAAGCACTTCCCTGTTCAGATTATCGGCGGCATTGTGCTTCATCAAGGACGCATTGCCGAGATGAAAACCGGTGAAGGAAAGACGCTGGTCGCCACGTTACCGTCTTATCTCAATGCGCTCTCGGGTGAGGGCGTTCACATCGTGACCGTCAACGAATATCTGGCCCGCCGCGATAGCGAGTGGATGGGCAAGGTGCACCGTTTCATGGGGCTGACCGTCGGTCTGGCCGTGCCCGGTATGGATAACGACGAAAAGCGCAAAGCTTATACTTGCGATATCACTTATGCCACCAATAACGAACTTGGCTTTGACTATCTGCGCGACAACATGGTTGTGTACAAAGAGCAGATGGTACAGCGCGGACATGCCTTTGCCATCGTCGACGAAGTTGACTCCATCCTGATCGACGAAGCAAGAACGCCGCTGATTATTTCGGGACAGGGTGACAAATCTAGCGACCTTTATGAGCGCGCCGACAAGTTTGCCAAAGGCTTGACCCGCACTAAGGTGACCGAGCTTGACGACAAACAGGAGCAGGAAGTGCTTGAAGGCGATTTCATTGTTGACGAAAAGGCCCGCACTGCCACCCTTACCCAGTCGGGCGTAAAAAAGGCCGAGCGCTATTTTAGCATTGAAAACCTCACCGACGCCGATAACATCACGCTGTCTCACCACATTAATCAGGCCATCAAAGCCAACGGCATCATGCAGCGTGACGTAGATTACGTCGTCAAAGACGACGAGGTTATTATCGTTGACGAGTTCACCGGCCGCCTGATGATCGGTCGTCGTTATAACGAAGGGTTGCATCAGGCTATTGAGGCCAAGGAGGGCGTCAAGGTTGAGCGCGAAAGCAAAACGCTGGCG from Oscillospiraceae bacterium MB24-C1 includes the following:
- a CDS encoding energy-coupling factor transporter transmembrane component T yields the protein MLKDITIGQYFPGDSVLHRLDPRMKIIMTMCYITALFITNNMAGLLLCAAVGLAGYLISGIPLVMVKNSLKPVVPIILFTAVLNMIFVEGTPVYELWIIKITREGVLLAVLMVIRIICLIAGTSLLTYTTSPIALTDAIERLLSPLKRLRVPVHELAMMMTIALRFIPTLIEETDKIMSAQKARGADMESGGLIDRAKALIPILIPLFVSSFRRADELALAMECRCYHGDEGRTRMKQLIYAPRDFWALAFSLLMVTLVIALNFIFPSMY
- a CDS encoding energy-coupling factor transporter ATPase yields the protein MIAVKVDHVSYVYSPGTPFEKIAVDDFSLEIEEGDFVGVIGHTGSGKSTFIQHLNGLLRPTSGTISIFGRDIWANPKKIREFRFLVGLVFQYPEYQLFEETVEKDIAFGPTNMGLSAAEIKDRVHEAAGFVGLDPDVMQKSPFELSGGQKRRVAIAGVLAMRPKVLILDEPTAGLDPKGREQIFGQINQYHKKTGSTVLLVSHSMEDVARHAKKVLVVNDSKLFAYGTVEEVFSRTEELVNMGLAAPQVTKIFMELKNRGFDVSTQVYTVEAARRELLRALGKAGGAHA
- a CDS encoding energy-coupling factor transporter ATPase, whose amino-acid sequence is MENIISAQDLVFTYPGEHEAALDRVNLTVRHGEMVAVLGHNGSGKSTFAKHLNAILLPQGGVCYVDGINTADEDRLLDLRRTAGMVFQNPDNQIVATIVEEDVAFGLENLGVPPDEIRQRVDEALNEVGMHDYRLHAPHQLSGGQKQRIAIAGIIAMMPKLIILDEPTAMLDPRGREEVMETITRLNHDFGVTIILITHYMDEAAACQRVVVMDGGKVLLDDTPKVVFSHVSLLKQVGLDVPQATEIVYELRRSGIDLPKDIITDEECVEALTKLLSATKGAKA
- a CDS encoding class I SAM-dependent methyltransferase encodes the protein MRFSADWKDFELIDASGGEKLERWGDVLLARPDPQVIWSTPKGARWEKADARYHRSAEGGGRWEQRTLKKAEWAISYKNLRFLIRPTGFKHTGLFPEQAVNWDYMADAIKKVSRPVKVLNLFAYTGGATLACAAAGASVVHVDAAKGMVQWARDNAKLSGLESAPIRWIVDDCKKFIEREIRRGNTYDGIVMDPPSYGRGPGGEVWKLEDNIFELCSLVTQLLSPDALFLLLNSYTTGLSPSVMQYLLSVTAGKNNGTCTASEIGLPVSSNGLVLPQGSTAIWAGQA
- the glmM gene encoding phosphoglucosamine mutase, which codes for MGRIFGTDGARGVAGIELTTELAMNIGRAAAMVLAAETHKKPLVVIGRDTRISGDMLQAAVTAGLCSVGADVLLLGVVPTPAVAYLVQHYKADAGVMLSASHNPYEFNGIKLFGASGYKLTDAEEAEIEAIILDGTKPYEFKTHNCMGRVKSAEDAVSSYINYIANIYAGGFSGRLLIDCANGSAAATAKRLFDAMGVEADFLADKPDGVNINDGCGSTHIERFAPLVTKGSYTAGLAFDGDADRLLAVDEKGNLLDGDVLISILSAYLSTQGKLNDDTVVVTSMTNFGFFELMKSRGTKTEITKVGDRYVLEVMREKNLSLGGEQSGHMIFLEHATTGDGQLSAVMLLNALAAAHKPLSALGGEMKRFPQIMHNVNATPSMKSALETHPAVCGEINRWQKTLQGRGRVVVRASGTEPYIRVMVEGELADEIEKAANDIATAISTHLI
- the ruvB gene encoding Holliday junction branch migration DNA helicase RuvB, translated to MLRNDETDFENRIVAPEYTRLDSETELSLRPRSLDEYIGQTKVKENLKIFLEAARLRAEPLDHALFYGPPGLGKTTLAQIIANEMGVQIRVTSGPALERQGDLVALLTNLGEGDILFIDEIHRLNRSVEEVLYPAMEDFELDIMIGKGPSARSIRLDLPRFTLIGATTRAGQLSAPLRDRFGVQMRLELYNPEELAEIIVRSAKILDIPCEAQGAVELAHRARGTPRIANRLLKRVRDFAQVMGDGVITSDISDIALSRLEIDRLGLDAIDRRMLTVIIKNYNGGPVGLETLAAATGEEAITIEDVYEPYLMQLGFLARTPRGRCTTALAVQHLGLISPQNDSDQTSLL